The proteins below come from a single Parafrankia discariae genomic window:
- the rplW gene encoding 50S ribosomal protein L23, giving the protein MIPDPRDIILRPVVSEKSYGLLDENVYTFIVRPDANKTQIKLAVQKIFNVRVTRVNTINRAGKRKRTKHGWGHRSATKRALVSLAPGDSIEIFGGPGA; this is encoded by the coding sequence GTGATCCCCGACCCGCGAGACATCATTCTCCGGCCGGTCGTCTCCGAGAAGAGCTACGGCCTGCTCGACGAGAACGTCTACACGTTCATCGTTCGCCCCGACGCGAACAAGACCCAGATCAAGCTCGCCGTACAGAAGATCTTCAACGTGCGGGTGACCCGGGTCAACACGATCAACCGGGCGGGCAAGCGCAAGCGGACCAAGCACGGCTGGGGACACCGCTCGGCCACCAAGCGGGCGCTCGTCAGCCTCGCGCCCGGTGACAGCATTGAGATCTTCGGAGGCCCCGGTGCCTGA